GCCGCGACGGCCTGGAGGACGGACGCGGTGCCGAAGCAGACCGCCGAACCAAGTGCGCAGATCATCCCCAAAAGCACATACCGACTGTAGAACGCCCTGAGTTCCGCAGCCGGGACGCGCCCCTTAGGGTGAACGGACTTCAATCGGTCCGAGTTGACGGGGGTCAGCCACATGGCAGCGAAGGAACGACGGCGACTGCGGTCCAGTACGGTCGTATTGGGCGGAATGGGCGTCCTCGCCACCGCCCTGACCTCCTGCGGCTCCGAACCCGACAAGCGCTGCGTCGACCCGAACAGCTACGACGTCTCGCGCGGCTACAAGGTCGTCGACTCCAAGGCGTGCGGCAAGGGCGGCGGCAGCGGAAGCAGCGGCGGCTCCTCGTCCGGGCGCTGGTACTACGACGGCAACAAGTCCGGCGGGTTCTCCGACCGCGGCACGTTCAGCAAGAGCCAGGCCGTCGACCGCGGCGGCTTCGGCTGCTCCGGTTCCGGCTCGGGCGGTGGCTGAGCGAGCATGCGCCGCCATCGCACAGAGCCCCGGCCCGGCTGGCAGGCCACCGTCGAGGAGCAGGGGCTCATCTATCCCCTCACCCGCTACCCGGACGGCTCCCTGCGCCCGTACTGGGACGAGAGCGCGTACTACTCCTTCGACCTGGCGGAGATAGAAGAGCTCGAAGAGGTCGTCGAGGAGCTGCACGGCATGTGCCTGACGGCCGCCGCGCACATCGTGGACACCGGCCGCTTCGCCGACCTCGGCGTCACCGACCAGCGCCTCGCGGCCCTGATCGCCGAGTCCTGGCGTCGGCGCGCCGAACTGCCGTCCCTCTACGGCCGGTTCGACCTGCGCTACGACGGCGACGGCCCGGCCAAGGTGCTGGAGTACAACGCCGACACCCCCACCTCGCTCGTGGAGGCCGCGAGCCCGCAGTGGTTCTGGATGGAGGACCGCTTCCCCGACGCCGACCAGTGGAACTCCCTCCACGAGCGGCTCGTCGACTCCTGGAAGCGCCAGGCCCCGCTGCTGCCGCCCGGCGCGCCGCTGTACTTCGCGCACTCGGCCGACGACGAGCTGGGCGAGGACCTGATGACGGTCGCCTATCTGCGCGAGACGGCCGAACAGGCGGGCCTGGACACGCGGGCCATCTCCATGGAGGACATCGGCTGGGACCGGCTCTCCGGCCGCTTCGTCGACGAGCGGTACGGCTTCGTACGGGCCTGCTTCAAGCTGTATCCGTGGGAGTGGCTGGCCACGGACCGCTTCGGCCCGCACGTCCTGGACACCCTCGACAACGGTGGCGGCACCGGTTCCACCCTGTGGATCGAACCCGCCTGGAAGATGCTGCTGTCCAACAAGGCCCTGCTCGCGGTCCTGTGGGAGCTGTTCCCCGGCCACCCGAATCTGCTGCCCGCCTACCTCGACGGCCCCCGCGAGCTGGCCCACGGCCGCGGCTACGTCGCCAAGCCGCTGCTGGGCCGCGAGGGCGCGGGCGTCACGGTCCACGAACCGGGCTCCGCCGCGCCCGCCCGCGACGAGGCGTGCTGCTACCAGGAGTTGGCGCCGCTGCCCGACTTCGACGGCAACCGCGTGGTGCTCGGCGCGTGGGTCGTCGAGGACGAGGCGGCCGGCCTCGGCATCCGGGAGTCCTCGGGCCTGGTCACGGACGGCTACGCGCGCTTCCTGCCCCACGTGATCCTCTGACCGCCCCGGTCGCCCTGGCCGCCCGCGGCGTCAGAACAGCTGCTGCTGCCCCGGCGTCGGCGGCTCGTCCGGGTCGAAGAGCCGGGGGGCCGTCGACAGCAGGGGCGCGGACTTCCGCGACCCCGGACAGGAGATGAGCTCGAAGGAGGAACGACGGCCCGGCGGATCGTGCCGCGCGAAGCGACCGCCGACGACGGCGATCTCACGGGCACAGACGGGACACGTACGGCGGGGAGAGGACATGCCACCAGTGTGACGCAGCACGGCCACGCCCCCGCGAGCCGACGCCCGGCCGCCACCGGCGCGCGGGCGCGTCAGAACGACTCCGTCGGCACGTGGGTGCCCCACACCTCGCGGAGCGCGCCGCACACCTCGCCGACCGTCGCCCGCGCGCGCAGGGCCTCCTTCATCGGGTAGAGGACGTTGTCCGTGCCCTGTGCCGCGCGCTGGAGGTCCGCCAGTGCCGTCCGGACCGCCCCGCCGTCCCGCCCCGCGCGC
The window above is part of the Streptomyces syringium genome. Proteins encoded here:
- a CDS encoding glutathionylspermidine synthase family protein, with amino-acid sequence MRRHRTEPRPGWQATVEEQGLIYPLTRYPDGSLRPYWDESAYYSFDLAEIEELEEVVEELHGMCLTAAAHIVDTGRFADLGVTDQRLAALIAESWRRRAELPSLYGRFDLRYDGDGPAKVLEYNADTPTSLVEAASPQWFWMEDRFPDADQWNSLHERLVDSWKRQAPLLPPGAPLYFAHSADDELGEDLMTVAYLRETAEQAGLDTRAISMEDIGWDRLSGRFVDERYGFVRACFKLYPWEWLATDRFGPHVLDTLDNGGGTGSTLWIEPAWKMLLSNKALLAVLWELFPGHPNLLPAYLDGPRELAHGRGYVAKPLLGREGAGVTVHEPGSAAPARDEACCYQELAPLPDFDGNRVVLGAWVVEDEAAGLGIRESSGLVTDGYARFLPHVIL